Within Diospyros lotus cultivar Yz01 chromosome 15, ASM1463336v1, whole genome shotgun sequence, the genomic segment TCAAAGAATTGTGTGCTAACCATTCCAACCACAAATCCAAGGTTACACATCTAAGAAAACAATCATAGAATATTCAAGGGGTATAATATCATTACAGAATCCACAAAGCAAAAATCTAATTCACCCACGTTGATAGCTTTGGATTTTGTTGATGTTCAATGCTAATGATGGTTGCCGAACACGACGGGTCCAAGTTCATCGACATCACCTCGGAATAACCACTAGTTGTTGTTAGTTTCGATGGGGTAATGTTGCGAATTAGCCTCTTAAAAACTAGGAAGTGAGACATTTTCTTCTAGGATGATTGGGTTTTTAGAATTTCAGatagggtttggatcatccacgaGTAATGATCCATTTTCACAATATAGGATGTGCCTAAAATTACCAGTGAAGCTTGGATGCAGTTCTGGAATAAGGTTTGAATTAGTTtctgggtgaaaccaattttgaacattttgaggGTTTGCATAAGAGTTTGCAAACAGTAGTTCATGTAATAAAGTTAGATAAACTTGCAAATTGACAATCTATTATTGGAGAGCAAAAATATAGGATACACTGTCGTAAATGAGATCTTGAATCCTACCTTAAGCTTCATAAAAAAGTGTAATGGCAGCTCCAATAATATAGGATACACTGTCGTAAATGAGATCTTGAATCCTACCTTAAGCTTCATAAAAAAGTGTAATGGCAGCCCCATAACGGTTAGTTACCAGAAGTTGGGAAAGGAGTTTAGAGGCATTACTGACACAAAAAATCTTGTGGATAGCTGTGAAATGAGTAGGTCATTCTTTATGGTAGAAGTAAGGGGCTAAGACGCACGATTGAgtacattttcttctcaagACTTTGCAGGCACTGCATGGAGAACTAGTTCCTAACATGATCTTCtagttgttttgaattttttttttaatcagtgACTTGTCATTAGCTGGTGAGCAGGCCACAGACGGATGGCTACGGGCGACTAGTAGATTTGGCTAGACGGACAGATGGACGAATAGATGAACAGACGAGCGAAAGGTTGGAGGCGATGAAAGGCTGAAGCGATAGGCTGTAGATGTAACGGAGGATATGGGGGATTTGCAGGTGGGGATGCGACGAACAAAAGGCTGGAGGGGATGAAAGGCTAAGGCGGCGGATGAAAGACTGAAGCGGTAGGCTGTAGACGCAATAGACGGTTGTGAGTGACAGATTTGAAAGTTGGATTTGGGTAGATTTGGGCAGTTTTGGTCACGATAGGGAAGAGAGTGGGAAGCTCACAAAGGGGCTGGGGACTCACCGTGGATCTAATCAACGGGATGATAGAGAGGTGTTGAAAATACGTGTTATGGTAAGAAAATGGAGACACGATAACACACACAccgaattagaaaaaaaaatatttacttgagTCCGAAGAGGGAGATCGAAGATGGAACGACGCAAGAAGAATAGAAGTGATGATGGCGGCAACAATCGGTAAAGACAACACCGGCAACGAGAGGGGGAATGGaagagtgtgagagagagaggtatTCGGGTTAGAGGAGAAAGAGcatgagagagaaaatagagaggtgTTCGGGtgagaggaggaagagaatgagagagataaGGGTTCGACCTTATTTGGGTCGGCccctcattttttttaataatagaaatgaaatttacacaaaaaaaatttctatttcAATATTCTAAGCTACCCAAAGGGATTTATTACCCCTAATTCCcttctaatttattcttgaaaattcattgtgttccaaatatagaaaaaatctTTTGGTCTTGGAACTAATTGTTGGTCTTTTATGTGAGGGTCCTCAAACCCGAGGGATTGTCTTGCATAAACCTCTTCATTTATGTAgccatttaagaatgcattaTTCTTATCCATTTGATATAGCATGAATTTCATGTGAGAGGCAAAAGTTAAAAGTATCCCGATTGCTTCTAATCTAGCTACGGGGGCATATGATTCTTCAAAATCGATGGCTTGCTTTTAGCAGTATCCTTTGACTACAAGTATTGTCttgtttcttattatatttccattttcatctaatttattcttgaaaacccACTTGGTTCCTATTATAGATTTATCCTTGGGTCTATGAActaattttcataattcatttcttttgaattgatCTAATTCTTTTTGCATAGTCttgatccaaaattcatcttctaaagcTTGATCtatgcaagttggctcaactttAGATATGAAGGCTACATTATTGCAATATTGATGCAAGGATGCTCTAGTCCTTACACATTGACTCAGTTCTCCaattatttgatctatggaaTGATCTTGCACAAATTTATAACTCTTGGGAAGTTTATCTAAATCATTCTTATCTAATGGTTTCTCTTAATTTTGTGATTGAGAACTTGATGGTTTattcttagattttttttgcatatttAGTTTCTCAATCTCCTTGGATGGATCAAGTATCGTTGTTTCCTCTTCATCTTTGATTCTTATATTTAACTTAGgagttttattgaattttacatGTATGGATTTTTCCAAGGTATTTGTTCTAATATTGTAGATTCTATAAGCCTTACTAGTATTTGAATATCCAAGAAAGATTCTTTGGTCACTTTTAGCCTCAAATTTTCCTACATTGTCCTTTGTGctgaagataaaatatttacatccAAAAGCTCTAAAATATGATACGTTAGGCTTTTTCTCATTGTATAATTCAAATGATGTTTTCTTGATGTTTTGTCTTAGATTAAACCTATTTAGGATATAACAAGCGGTATTGATTGCTTCAGCCCAAAAACACGTTGACAAGTTATTCTCCAAAAGTATGGTCCTAGTTATCTCTTGAAGAGTACTCCTATTTCTGTTTTCAATAATGTTAGACCGGGAGGTGTTGTGGCACACACtaagaggaggggtgaattggttattttaaaacttaattgaacttgaaaaactttttaatacaaattgaggttttaggatttaaaacgtgaagcataGAAAATGATAGATGTAAGTttgcaaagataaatatgtgaaccaagtgaggaataatgaaatgcttggaaagataaatagatcaaagggcacaagcacaagaaacacaaggatttatagtggttcggcttgacccaagcctaatccactatcttagttcctcactaagaattttgcaaacaattcactaaaaccccctacttaaacccaGTAGGTCCTCTaatccaagactaggaattacaacctcttgcttatacaaacaagccctctagcactTATCTAGGTAttacaaccccttgcttcaacgagcaagtcctttagcacaacaagctaggaaaataagagtgacACAAATGTAAACGAAatgctaagagttaacactcttagttacaaattctctcacaatgaaaacaatgcttgaatgaattaatacaagttaaaatcaaagccttgaagagagaaaaaaatgaagcacaatcactataaatacaaacgagagtaaTAGTTAGCTCAAATTACTTCATTttcgtccattagccttctcttgatctccttgatatgtatatataagcatcccaagagtcttgcccaaaactagccgttattgaGCCGttagagaatgagaaactagccattggagattgaaaaactagccgttataagtttttgagaaacaaacagtcgacagacaaaataggttagtcgactatttcttcaaataaaactaggcatagtcgacagacaagaaagcatagtcgactatcttttaaCACAAATTACCCATAGTTGACAAACACATtcatatagtcgacagatacaaaaatatgaagaagattttgaaaatcatatacaaacatagtcgacaaaagaaaaatcatagtcaactatccttacatgatagtcgacaaaatgaaaaatagtcgacaaaagccatatatagtcgacataTTATACAAGCATAGTCGATTATCCTTAGGCATAGTCGATATCACTAAACCACATAGTTTACtatccatttaaaaaaaatgaaaacttaataaatccccattttgattcttttgaaagcaagttgagattatcaaaaatatatttattttgaatttaaccaCACTCAACAATTCTTCTATAGATTTTCATACCTTGtttcaaactcatttattaaagattgattttttcattcatataatccatatagtagagattgattttcatagtcattatcaaaatcattttattaccaatagtaaaatatcaatctcccttTTTTTGATTGATGACAAAACAactatgaaaatcaattcactcactttatctccctctttttgtcaatatcaaaaAGATGaatactccccctttttgaaacacactgaggctcccccttaaaccaagcAGCACATAGATTGATCATCTATTGAAGCATGCAGTTAGATTCAAACATATGTTAATAAGAGTAAAATGTCAATAATTAAGCATTCATTCATAAAGTGATGATGTAGTCCAACAAAACACATGATGAAATAAACATTTAAGACTGCCAAGGTAAACATACACAAAGTAAGCATCTAAAAGTAAAGTAGAATATATGATGAGGGCAGCATCTAAACATCTGGAGAGATggaggaaggagaagactgAGTTGGTGAAGGAGAGGAAGCTGATGGAACAAATGGAGATGCAGTAGGAAGAAGGAACTGAGAAGAGAGCATCTGAATAAGGTGTCCCATCTGAGATGAGAGATTTTCTTGCTGCTGATGGAGACTCTGCAAATCTAATCTGACTTCTTCTCTAAACTCTATCAAACTGGCTTCAACTCTTAATATGTCTAATTTTAAATCTGCCATCCCTTCAACCACCAACTCTTCTTGAGATGAAGATGGTCCTActgatcttctcttcttcctagGATTCTCAAGCTTATCAATCTTGAACCATTCCCCATACTTATTTGCATAGCCAATTCTAATGGCTGTCTTGTCATGGATGTGCTGAGAGGGGCTGAGATAGACTTTTCTAGCACTTTCCATGTTTCCCACTAAACTATCCAGTAATTCACTGATTGCCATGCCATAGGGAAGTGACCTAGTCTTTGTTGAAAATGAGTCTATCATCAAGTTGATCATCAGTAGACATAGATTTGGCCTTTTCTTAGCCTTAATACATTGAAGTAGCCACAAATTAAGTCTAGTAACAAGAGAAAAACTATCATTCCTAGTGTAAATCATCTGACAACAAATGAGATGAAGAATTCTAGTGTTCAAGTCCATACTTGTTGTGTCAGTGATTTTAGATGTAAGAgagtcatctcctatgacttctttGCTAGCCTGAATATAGTTTTGTGTCCAAGAGGCATAATCCTCACCATCTAAAGGAATTCCAAATCGATTATGGATCAGCATTAAGGTGACTTCCATATGAGAATCCCCAATGTTGGTTTTAAACTTCTTATATGACTTCCTCTTGTGATATGTATTATcagcatttgaataaaaaaccCTAACAacatcttcatatatgcatcGATGAATTGTTAAGAAGTCCCACCAACCAAAATTCTTAAACGTTTGAATATAGAAAAAACCAATGGTTTCTAGAAATGTTAAGTCCAAGTAACGACCTTCTAGGACTTCTTGAGACTTAAAGTAAATGGAGTACCTTTCTTGTTATCCATCAGAATTGAAAAGTTGGATTTGAGGCCTTAGTTGAGATGGAGGATGGCTTGAGGAGGCTAGTTCCTTTCCTTTACCTTTGCCTTTGTCCGAGTTCTTCGTCCGTGCCATTAAGAGTATAAAAAATGCACTTGAACAAGAGAGAGCAAGTGAGGTTGCGGAATATGGCGAAAAACGATCAAAGGATAGATCCGAGTGAGAGCGAAAAAGGGCGATTTTGAGTGTGTAGGcacttagagagagagaaacaattGATCTGGGAtgcaaagaaaagagagagaaagtgtaGATCGGCACTTACAAAAAAAGAGGGAATCAAACACAATGAAATGTTAGGGTTTATAAGAAAACCGATAGTCGCCCATTCCTTAAATAGGCGGAtctaaatagtcgacagaattgAGAGGCATAATCGACTATTATAGGGAAGATTTaggatatagtcgacagacactaAGGTGCTGTCGACAGATTGGGTTTAAAATATAACGCATAGTTAGCTATGGTCGAACCCTCTATCGACTATCTTAGCACTTTAGTCGACAATAGATTTATTGTTGCCGACTATACTTAGAAGATTTAAATTTACAGAGATGTGCCCCAATCATCACTTATAAATTTTGGCCAAGATGTATGTTgtcaataaattatttcattttattgaCAGGTTTAATTGTTTAGCCTTATCACAAAGATAGCAAATCAACAATTTAAATAACACATAGTTAGTCATGATATAATTATCCCCAGCTtactcctaaaatattcaaacttttctctatcaagaggctttgtaaagatatctgctacttgatgatttgtatctatgaattcaagatttatgtctcctttttgaacatggtctctaatgaagtgatgttttacttctatgtgtttagttcttgcatgaaacaCTGGTTTTCTTGTTAAAGCTATAGCACTAgtattgtcacattttattgggatATTTTGAAGTCTTATGCCATAGTATTCTACTTGATATTTAATCCATAATATTTGAGCATagtcttatgccatagtcttctacTTGATATTTAATCCATAATTTTCAGCTGCTACATATTCAGCCTCAGTAGATGATATAGCCACTGTGTTTTGCTTCCCACTTGACCAAGATACCAAATaatttcctaagaattgacatgaaccacttGTAATTTTcctatctattttacatccatcataatttgcatcagtgtatgctattagatcaaaattgtttgatttagcataaaatagttctagatttgcaattccttttagatatcttaaaATCCTTTTAACTGCTTTCAAGTGTGATTCTTTTGGACTAGATTGGAACCTAGCACATAAacacacactaaacataatgTCAGGTCTACTGGTTGTTAAATAAAGCAAAGAAccaatcatgcttctataaagcTTGTTGTCTACAATCTTGCCTAACTCATCTTTATCTAGGCTTTGAGAACTACTCATAGGTGTAGTCATAAGTTTACAATCTTGAACATCAAATCTCTTAAGAAGatctcttatgtatttttgttgagaaatatatataccctcatcttcttgttttatttgtaattctAGAAAGTATTTAAGCTCACCCATCATGCTCATCTaaaattctccttgcataagatttgcaaattgatcacataggGACTTATTTGTAGATCCAaatatgatatcatccacatagatttGAACTAATAGAATATCCTTATCATgacttcttataaataaggttgtatctatttggcctattttaaatcatttatcTAAGAGAAATTTACTAAGCCTTTcataccatgctctaggggcttgttttagaccatataaagctttagacAATTTGAACACATGGTCTTCAAACTTGTGATTTTTAAAGCTcgggggttgttctacataaacttcttcattaatatatCCATTTAAGAAAACACTCTTGACATACATTTGATATAACTTGAAGTTTTTGTAACAAGCAAATGCTAATaacattcttatggcttctaACCTAGCAACAGAggcataagtttcatcatagtcaatacctTCTTCTTGGCTATAACCTTGAGCCACTAATCTTGCTTTGTTTCTAATTACAACTCCATTTCCATCcatcttatttataaatacccatttggtGCCTATAACTGGATaatcttttggtcttggcactagtttccaaactccatttctttcaaattgatttaattcttcttgcatggctaTAATCCAATTCTCATCCTCTAAAGCTTCTTTGACATTTTTAGGTTCTACTTGTGATAGGAAGGCAGCATATtggcattcatttctaatggatgatctagttctaatgcctttggatggatctcctatgatttcattctctttgacatatttcctttctcttggaaatgttggttTTTTTTCTACTTGATGCTCTTGTTCTCCTTCAAACAAATCATTCTCTTGAGTATTAgattcatttttctctattgaaagcttttcaaaattttgggttacttcattttcaccatcttcCCTAAGTTTTGGAATTTCAATGCTTatatcatcaactattactAGAATTGTTTCCTCTACTACTAgggttcttttgttgaataccctataacctttactttgagatgagtatcctaaaaatataccttcatcacttttagTATCAAACTTTCCTAGAGATTCATTTCCATTATTGAGAATATAGCAAGTGctaccaaaaacatgaaaatgactTATGTTAGGCTTTCTTCCTTTGAATAGTTCATAAGGAGTCTTTTTTCAATATTGGCCTTATTGAAACTCTATTTAATATGTGACAAGCAGTATGAACAGTCTTTGCCCAAAAATACTTAGGAATAACACCATTTTATTGTGAGATTCTAGGTGTGGAGAATTGTTGAAGAATCCCATACTCTTCTCAAAATTCCATGAATAATCTATTCTCAAATTCCCACTATGATGATTTCTTAGAGATATAGTTTTATCATTTTGCTCTCTTTGAATTTACATTTTTGGATCTTAATGAAACTTTAGTTTTCTTACCTTGATAGCAAGCATTATAGAAAATTTCTTCATTGAATTTTACTTTAGAAAGCTCGACAACTAGATCAAAATTTTCCTAGTTAGGTCTACATGACATAATCCTACATGCCTTAAAAGAGTATATTCATTCTTTACCATTTGGCATTATCTTGGAAAGAGATAGACTTTCCATTTTGGGAGAGAGATCTTATAAATAGATCTCTTTCACCAGTTATGTGCAGTGAGCATCCACTTATCCATATATAATTTACTGCCTATTGTGGCCCTCACGCACATCTGCCATTTCAAAatcactttttaattttgggtacCCATGTATAGGCAGGTCCTttgaatttctctttatttaaatcaaatgcTTTTGAAGCATTTACATTAAGGTCATTAATAGTTTTTGAGATCTTATGATCTAAGGATCTCATTTTTTGGACTACCCCTTTTGGTATCCAAATTTGCACCTTATTGCTCTTCTTAGATTGAAGTTTCCACCTAGGTTGTTTCCATTTCATCTTAGTCACCTTGTACCTTGGTTTGGgtctagaatttttctttaaaattaatgtggcTAAAGTTTTCACAATTGCATTATTTTctattgataatttattattttaatattttgatattttattttcttcttgaagttTGATTAATTGATCATTTaccttattttcattttccatcttcaacttatttgattttttttctaagttctttattttattttttaatttctcgaTTTCTTCCTTGTGggatttcttagaattttttaattctttcttagtgacttgaaattttatatataattctttatataCCTCTTGGATCTTTTAActccttatcttcttcttcttcttctataccTATATAGTACACATGTGCCttctcttcatttatttttaaggttAAGGTTTTCTTGTCCTTTTTACCCTTCATGtcttcattcattttatttaatactaTATGACCATATGTGGCCATCACTAAAAGTGGTTTTAACCCATTAATGACGACCATATGCgatcgtcactaaaagtggtttacaattttaccttttttggcCTACAACCTATACCATGTACACTTATTTTGCAAATTTACGAACACTTGCTTTACAAAATGTTACAAACTATcacaatatatgaaatatattgttATACAATCATCAACAACCCAAAaggcaaacatatatatatactcacattATCAACAATCAAAAACTACAATTCAAAGTATCActttacaaaatcaataaaccTACAAAATATGGAATGTTAAACACTATACATCAACTAAAACATGTCATATCAGTAGAGCATCATCATTCATTACTAACCCTTCCTAATCTAACCTCTTGCATGAAGCTTTTTAGCAAGCTAAGAGTTTCTGCTTGGGTTTGCTCTACTGtgcttagtttttcttttaactttttattctCTTGTCTTAGTGTTTCAATTGTTGAAGCCATTTGTAATTGAGAAGGAAGCTTGCTAGAGACTGAAGAAGGTGTGGGGCCGAAACCATATCCACGAACTCGACCATGCCTTTCTTTGCCCAtcacttcaagaaaaatctgattttcATCAACAGGTTCAGAAGGCTGCTCCTCAGCTCTTTGGGCTGCTATAGTTTGAATATTTTCCTGTAATAAAATGTTgcacaaataattatttcatatttcacttaaacaatattagaaaataatcattttccacaactaaacaattCAATTTGAGAACTTAGAGTGAGACAAAATTCATATCCAAACAGAATTAACAAAGTTACTagttccttttgtttttctctaatgCGCATGGATGAATGTAATATGAGAACATTTCTAGTTGGTTTTTACCTTCTTGGATTGGGCCTTGCAAGGAAGAACTTTAATTTTGATCCATAAGAAGATTCCATAAAAAGATcataattattttgatgatatcaagaataacaaaacaaaaacataaacattaaaagtAACTGAAATGCTTACCACAATTTCTGCTGACGTCGAATCAACCATTGACCCattcttctttttgtgtgtcAAGTAAAACATTTCTACTTCTGTTGGGTCATGTCCTAATTTTTGAGCCTAGATTTAAGTaattatcaacaaaaaaaaggtatttttaattaataggtAAAAAAATACTACACAAAATGAGATGTAATGAtagaaattaaaacattgaaaatttaTACCTCTTCAGCTCTAACTCGAGCAAAACTTCTTGTACCAGTAGTTTTGGTCATCTTTAACTTTGATCGATTGTCTTTATTTCGAGCACACGTGGCCTTGATGTCaagtaatatgaaaaaattaatcaatcaaatcaaaaatcttaatgaatttctttgctttataggtaaataataataaatacaaatataataagaCAGACACCTTTCAAGTGCAGTATACCTGAAACTCAGGTGAGCTCAACCAATGCACAAAATCTCTCCATTGCTCTTTCTCAATGTCTACTGTACCCACTTGAATTCTCTCTTCATCTATGGTGTACGTGCCGTAGTATTTGACCTTCAATCTATGCTTGTAGTTTGCAAACttgtttcccatttttcttataatccaatttttcctatttttgttttcctcaaactcaaatttgtcctatcaaaaaaaggaatatatctaaaaaaaatttaaaaaatgactatatctattataaattttacctATTAACCTTAGCAATACATATGAATACATTTTAGCTTTGTTGACTTGAGGAAAATGTTgcctattattaattttcccacCGTTTGCAAGTTATTGGAGCATCTTCACACACTGCAACAATCTTCCCTAAGTAGCTTGCAAACACGTTTGCATTTGGACCTATTACTTGGTTATAATTGTTAAACTGCAATGGCAATTTCTGACCAGACGCTA encodes:
- the LOC127792091 gene encoding uncharacterized protein LOC127792091, which codes for MTKTTGTRSFARVRAEEAQKLGHDPTEVEMFYLTHKKKNGSMVDSTSAEIVENIQTIAAQRAEEQPSEPVDENQIFLEVMGKERHGRVRGYGFGPTPSSVSSKLPSQLQMASTIETLRQENKKLKEKLSTVEQTQAETLSLLKSFMQEVRLGRVSNE